A portion of the Bacteroides faecium genome contains these proteins:
- a CDS encoding HD domain-containing protein produces MVHNIPVELQDYVCEKIIPQYAGFDKAHQIDHVEKVIEESLKLAVYYEVDYSMVYIIAAYHDLGLCEGREFHHIVSGRILLADETLRHWFTDEQLLQMKEAIEDHRASNKQAPRSIYGKIVAEADRIIDPEITLRRTVQYGLSHYPEMDKEQQYVRFRKHLNDKYAEGGYLKLWISQSENAGRLAELRRLIMNKEELQRVFDKLYINEKNGYV; encoded by the coding sequence TTCCGCAATATGCTGGCTTTGACAAGGCACATCAGATAGACCATGTGGAAAAAGTGATTGAAGAAAGTCTGAAACTGGCGGTGTATTATGAGGTCGATTATTCGATGGTTTACATCATTGCTGCTTATCATGACCTGGGACTATGTGAGGGACGTGAGTTTCATCATATAGTCTCCGGCAGGATATTGCTGGCGGATGAAACCTTGCGGCACTGGTTTACGGATGAGCAACTGTTGCAGATGAAAGAAGCGATAGAAGATCATCGGGCTTCCAATAAACAGGCTCCGAGAAGCATCTATGGAAAAATAGTTGCCGAAGCCGATCGTATCATTGACCCTGAAATAACTTTGCGCCGTACCGTTCAATATGGATTGTCTCATTATCCGGAAATGGATAAAGAACAGCAATATGTCCGCTTTCGGAAACATCTTAATGATAAGTATGCGGAAGGCGGGTATCTGAAATTATGGATATCTCAATCAGAGAATGCCGGACGTTTGGCGGAACTTCGCCGATTGATTATGAATAAAGAAGAACTCCAACGGGTATTTGATAAACTTTACATAAATGAAAAGAATGGATATGTGTAG